From one Paenibacillus antri genomic stretch:
- the lysS gene encoding lysine--tRNA ligase, whose translation MSDTVQPQETEVSELLQIRRDKLDALRELGVDPFGKRYERSNYAGDVLKTYAETTGETLDANPVEVSLAGRIMQKRGMGKASFAHVQDLTGRIQIYVREDEVGSTLYKAFNLLDLGDIVGVSGVLFRTKTGELSVKAKSIEVLTKSLYPLPDKFHGLTDVEQRYRQRYVDLITNPEVQQTFITRSRIIQAMRRYFDGLGFLEVETPTLHAIAGGAAARPFVTHHNALDMQMYMRIAIELHLKRLIVGGLEKVYEIGRVYRNEGVSTRHNPEFTMLELYEAYADYQDIMKLTENVISHIAREVLGTTTVMYQGVEVNLAPPFRRAHMVDLIKEAVGVDFWVEMSDEEAKRLAKEHNVPVDPSHTFGHIVNSFYEQFVEEKLVQPTFVYGHPTAISPLAKKNEADPRFTDRFELFIVGREYANAFTELNDPIDQRQRFEAQLLEREQGNDEAHEMDHDFVRALEYGMPPTGGLGIGVDRLVMLLTNAPSIRDVLLFPHMRARSVE comes from the coding sequence ATGAGCGATACGGTCCAACCACAAGAAACCGAAGTAAGCGAGCTGCTGCAAATCCGGCGGGACAAGCTGGATGCGCTGCGCGAGCTCGGCGTCGATCCGTTCGGCAAGCGTTATGAGCGCTCGAACTACGCAGGAGACGTACTGAAGACGTACGCGGAGACGACGGGCGAAACGCTCGACGCGAACCCGGTCGAGGTCAGCCTCGCCGGCCGCATTATGCAGAAGCGCGGCATGGGCAAGGCTTCTTTCGCGCACGTGCAAGATTTAACCGGCCGCATTCAAATTTACGTCCGCGAGGACGAAGTCGGAAGCACGCTGTACAAGGCGTTCAACTTGCTCGACCTCGGCGATATCGTCGGGGTGAGCGGCGTGCTCTTCCGCACGAAGACCGGCGAACTGTCCGTGAAGGCGAAGTCGATCGAGGTGCTGACGAAGTCGCTGTACCCGTTGCCGGACAAGTTCCATGGCCTGACGGACGTGGAGCAGCGTTACCGTCAGCGGTACGTGGATTTGATTACGAATCCGGAAGTGCAGCAGACGTTCATCACCCGTTCTCGGATCATCCAGGCGATGCGGCGGTACTTCGACGGCCTCGGCTTCCTGGAAGTCGAGACGCCGACGCTGCATGCGATTGCCGGCGGCGCCGCGGCGCGTCCGTTCGTGACGCATCATAACGCCCTCGATATGCAGATGTACATGCGGATCGCGATCGAGCTTCATCTGAAGCGCTTGATCGTCGGCGGTCTCGAGAAGGTGTACGAGATCGGCCGCGTATACCGGAACGAAGGCGTATCGACGCGCCACAATCCGGAGTTCACGATGCTCGAGCTGTACGAGGCGTACGCCGATTACCAAGACATCATGAAGCTTACGGAAAATGTGATTTCGCACATCGCCCGCGAAGTGCTCGGCACCACGACGGTCATGTACCAGGGCGTCGAGGTCAATCTGGCGCCGCCGTTCCGCCGCGCGCATATGGTCGACCTGATCAAGGAAGCGGTCGGGGTCGATTTCTGGGTCGAGATGAGCGACGAAGAAGCGAAGCGATTGGCGAAGGAGCATAACGTTCCGGTCGACCCGTCGCATACGTTCGGACATATCGTCAACTCGTTCTACGAGCAGTTCGTAGAGGAGAAGCTCGTTCAGCCTACGTTCGTCTACGGGCACCCGACGGCGATCTCGCCGCTCGCGAAGAAGAACGAAGCGGATCCGCGCTTCACGGATCGATTCGAGCTGTTCATCGTCGGCCGGGAGTATGCGAACGCGTTCACCGAGCTGAACGATCCGATCGATCAGCGGCAGCGGTTCGAAGCGCAGCTGCTGGAGCGCGAACAGGGCAACGATGAGGCGCACGAGATGGATCACGATTTCGTTCGCGCGCTCGAATACGGCATGCCGCCGACGGGCGGACTCGGCATCGGCGTCGATCGCCTCGTGATGCTGCTTACGAACGCTCCGTCCATTCGCGACGTGTTGTTGTTCCCGCATATGCGGGCGCGTTCCGTCGAGTAA